The proteins below come from a single Malus sylvestris chromosome 3, drMalSylv7.2, whole genome shotgun sequence genomic window:
- the LOC126616760 gene encoding putative F-box/FBD/LRR-repeat protein At1g78760 isoform X1, with protein MNNMHLVTVCISFWPEFPLPNICIFRVIFLRESGGDNQFIFSPGHHSSSALTRVQMSSRPKRQGVSDRISELPNDILCRTLSFLPTKYAVRTTVLSKIWKNIWTSVPNLYFCDNDYPDVNAFMAFVDRVLDSHDLSRIQKFCLHSSCFNVEPSILNRWICTAIRHNVRELDLFVHSDAEDYFELPQTLFTSKNLEVLKLQFNFIANPPASKCFPSLKSLCVVIQHPESISVKMLFSYLPVLEDLEIRGYLEYYDVDVNISAPELRKLVINLAYGNADGGNDHKLCVNAPKLESLDVKLDSLSKFLLLINANSVVKANVDLLYEELSNGGSADVEYSLQYKMQADRAIDILKNISNVKYLSLSIRNLEGDLPAFDNLNQLNLVFYDCGYWGFLIKLLSKSPDLQHLVFEHEDCSICNEIDFRQVLNPPKFAPLSLMVHLKTITVNGFKGRREEVQVVRYLLENGTFLQKMIISIKGIPGHLFDNLYREILQFPKVFDCQVEMRLWVSELNYYPVCF; from the exons ATGAACAATATGCATTTGGTAACCGTATGCATAAGCTTCTGGCCGGAATTTCCACTGCCGAATATCTGTATTTTTAGGGTCATATTTTTAAG AGAAAGTGGCGGTGACAACCAATTCATATTTTCCCCGGGCCATCACAGCAGCTCAGCTCTTACCAG GGTACAAATGAGTTCGAGGCCAAAGCGTCAAGGAGTTAGTGATAGGATAAGTGAATTACCAAATGATATTCTTTGTCGCacactttcatttcttccaaCGAAGTATGCTGTGAGGACCACTGTTTTGTCAAAGATATGGAAGAACATATGGACTTCCGTACCCAATCTATACTTTTGTGACAATGACTACCCTGATGTTAATGCCTTTATGGCGTTTGTGGATCGTGTACTTGACTCTCATGACTTATCACGCATCCAAAAATTCTGTCTTCATTCTTCCTGCTTCAACGTCGAACCGTCTATTCTTAATCGTTGGATATGCACTGCAATTAGACACAATGTTCGTGAACTTGATCTTTTTGTTCACTCAGATGCAGAAGATTATTTTGAATTGCCTCAGACCCTTTTCACGAGCAAAAACCTAGAAGTTTTGAAGCTGCAATTCAATTTTATTGCCAATCCTCCTGCCTCAAAGTGTTTCCCAAGTCTCAAGTCCCTCTGTGTTGTAATTCAGCATCCTGAAAGTATCTCAGTGAAGATGCTTTTTTCTTACCTCCCTGTACTTGAAGATTTGGAAATACGGGGATACCTTGAATATTATGATGTGGATGTCAACATCTCAGCACCAGAACTTAGGAAATTAGTAATAAATTTAGCGTATGGAAATGCTGATGGTGGCAATGATCATAAGTTATGTGTTAATGCTCCAAAACTTGAATCCCTTGACGTCAAGCTGGATAGCCTGTCAAAGTTTTTATTGTTAATCAATGCAAATTCCGTCGTCAAGGCAAATGTTGACCTCCTGTACGAAGAACTGTCCAATGGTGGATCTGCAGATGTGGAATATAGTCTCCAGTATAAAATGCAGGCTGATCGTGCCATTGATATTCTGAAAAATATCTCCAATGTGAAGTACCTGTCTCTTTCAATTCGTAATTTGGAG ggTGATTTGCCTGCTTTTGACAATTTGAACCAATTGAACCTGGTTTTTTATGATTGCGGTTACTGGGGATTTCTAATAAAGTTACTCAGTAAATCACCTGACCTACAACATCTCGTCTTTGAACACGAG GATTGTAGCATATGCAATGAAATAGACTTCCGGCAAGTACTTAATCCACCAAAGTTTGCGCCGCTTTCTCTGATGGTCCATCTCAAGACAATCACTGTAAACGGATTCAAGGGAAGGCGGGAAGAGGTGCAAGTGGTAAGGTACTTGTTAGAGAACGGGACATTTCTACAAAAGATGATCATTTCTATTAAAGGGATTCCAGGTCATCTATTTGACAACTTATACAGGGAAATTTTACAGTTTCCAAAGGTGTTCGATTGTCAAGTTGAAATGCGATTGTGGGTTTCAGAATTGAATTATTATCCAGTGTGTTTCTAG
- the LOC126616760 gene encoding putative F-box/FBD/LRR-repeat protein At1g78760 isoform X2 gives MTFHAPEFGLTKRRESGGDNQFIFSPGHHSSSALTRVQMSSRPKRQGVSDRISELPNDILCRTLSFLPTKYAVRTTVLSKIWKNIWTSVPNLYFCDNDYPDVNAFMAFVDRVLDSHDLSRIQKFCLHSSCFNVEPSILNRWICTAIRHNVRELDLFVHSDAEDYFELPQTLFTSKNLEVLKLQFNFIANPPASKCFPSLKSLCVVIQHPESISVKMLFSYLPVLEDLEIRGYLEYYDVDVNISAPELRKLVINLAYGNADGGNDHKLCVNAPKLESLDVKLDSLSKFLLLINANSVVKANVDLLYEELSNGGSADVEYSLQYKMQADRAIDILKNISNVKYLSLSIRNLEGDLPAFDNLNQLNLVFYDCGYWGFLIKLLSKSPDLQHLVFEHEDCSICNEIDFRQVLNPPKFAPLSLMVHLKTITVNGFKGRREEVQVVRYLLENGTFLQKMIISIKGIPGHLFDNLYREILQFPKVFDCQVEMRLWVSELNYYPVCF, from the exons ATGACTTTTCATGCTCCTGAATTTGGATTAACAAAGAGAAG AGAAAGTGGCGGTGACAACCAATTCATATTTTCCCCGGGCCATCACAGCAGCTCAGCTCTTACCAG GGTACAAATGAGTTCGAGGCCAAAGCGTCAAGGAGTTAGTGATAGGATAAGTGAATTACCAAATGATATTCTTTGTCGCacactttcatttcttccaaCGAAGTATGCTGTGAGGACCACTGTTTTGTCAAAGATATGGAAGAACATATGGACTTCCGTACCCAATCTATACTTTTGTGACAATGACTACCCTGATGTTAATGCCTTTATGGCGTTTGTGGATCGTGTACTTGACTCTCATGACTTATCACGCATCCAAAAATTCTGTCTTCATTCTTCCTGCTTCAACGTCGAACCGTCTATTCTTAATCGTTGGATATGCACTGCAATTAGACACAATGTTCGTGAACTTGATCTTTTTGTTCACTCAGATGCAGAAGATTATTTTGAATTGCCTCAGACCCTTTTCACGAGCAAAAACCTAGAAGTTTTGAAGCTGCAATTCAATTTTATTGCCAATCCTCCTGCCTCAAAGTGTTTCCCAAGTCTCAAGTCCCTCTGTGTTGTAATTCAGCATCCTGAAAGTATCTCAGTGAAGATGCTTTTTTCTTACCTCCCTGTACTTGAAGATTTGGAAATACGGGGATACCTTGAATATTATGATGTGGATGTCAACATCTCAGCACCAGAACTTAGGAAATTAGTAATAAATTTAGCGTATGGAAATGCTGATGGTGGCAATGATCATAAGTTATGTGTTAATGCTCCAAAACTTGAATCCCTTGACGTCAAGCTGGATAGCCTGTCAAAGTTTTTATTGTTAATCAATGCAAATTCCGTCGTCAAGGCAAATGTTGACCTCCTGTACGAAGAACTGTCCAATGGTGGATCTGCAGATGTGGAATATAGTCTCCAGTATAAAATGCAGGCTGATCGTGCCATTGATATTCTGAAAAATATCTCCAATGTGAAGTACCTGTCTCTTTCAATTCGTAATTTGGAG ggTGATTTGCCTGCTTTTGACAATTTGAACCAATTGAACCTGGTTTTTTATGATTGCGGTTACTGGGGATTTCTAATAAAGTTACTCAGTAAATCACCTGACCTACAACATCTCGTCTTTGAACACGAG GATTGTAGCATATGCAATGAAATAGACTTCCGGCAAGTACTTAATCCACCAAAGTTTGCGCCGCTTTCTCTGATGGTCCATCTCAAGACAATCACTGTAAACGGATTCAAGGGAAGGCGGGAAGAGGTGCAAGTGGTAAGGTACTTGTTAGAGAACGGGACATTTCTACAAAAGATGATCATTTCTATTAAAGGGATTCCAGGTCATCTATTTGACAACTTATACAGGGAAATTTTACAGTTTCCAAAGGTGTTCGATTGTCAAGTTGAAATGCGATTGTGGGTTTCAGAATTGAATTATTATCCAGTGTGTTTCTAG
- the LOC126616760 gene encoding putative F-box/FBD/LRR-repeat protein At1g78760 isoform X3, translating into MSSRPKRQGVSDRISELPNDILCRTLSFLPTKYAVRTTVLSKIWKNIWTSVPNLYFCDNDYPDVNAFMAFVDRVLDSHDLSRIQKFCLHSSCFNVEPSILNRWICTAIRHNVRELDLFVHSDAEDYFELPQTLFTSKNLEVLKLQFNFIANPPASKCFPSLKSLCVVIQHPESISVKMLFSYLPVLEDLEIRGYLEYYDVDVNISAPELRKLVINLAYGNADGGNDHKLCVNAPKLESLDVKLDSLSKFLLLINANSVVKANVDLLYEELSNGGSADVEYSLQYKMQADRAIDILKNISNVKYLSLSIRNLEGDLPAFDNLNQLNLVFYDCGYWGFLIKLLSKSPDLQHLVFEHEDCSICNEIDFRQVLNPPKFAPLSLMVHLKTITVNGFKGRREEVQVVRYLLENGTFLQKMIISIKGIPGHLFDNLYREILQFPKVFDCQVEMRLWVSELNYYPVCF; encoded by the exons ATGAGTTCGAGGCCAAAGCGTCAAGGAGTTAGTGATAGGATAAGTGAATTACCAAATGATATTCTTTGTCGCacactttcatttcttccaaCGAAGTATGCTGTGAGGACCACTGTTTTGTCAAAGATATGGAAGAACATATGGACTTCCGTACCCAATCTATACTTTTGTGACAATGACTACCCTGATGTTAATGCCTTTATGGCGTTTGTGGATCGTGTACTTGACTCTCATGACTTATCACGCATCCAAAAATTCTGTCTTCATTCTTCCTGCTTCAACGTCGAACCGTCTATTCTTAATCGTTGGATATGCACTGCAATTAGACACAATGTTCGTGAACTTGATCTTTTTGTTCACTCAGATGCAGAAGATTATTTTGAATTGCCTCAGACCCTTTTCACGAGCAAAAACCTAGAAGTTTTGAAGCTGCAATTCAATTTTATTGCCAATCCTCCTGCCTCAAAGTGTTTCCCAAGTCTCAAGTCCCTCTGTGTTGTAATTCAGCATCCTGAAAGTATCTCAGTGAAGATGCTTTTTTCTTACCTCCCTGTACTTGAAGATTTGGAAATACGGGGATACCTTGAATATTATGATGTGGATGTCAACATCTCAGCACCAGAACTTAGGAAATTAGTAATAAATTTAGCGTATGGAAATGCTGATGGTGGCAATGATCATAAGTTATGTGTTAATGCTCCAAAACTTGAATCCCTTGACGTCAAGCTGGATAGCCTGTCAAAGTTTTTATTGTTAATCAATGCAAATTCCGTCGTCAAGGCAAATGTTGACCTCCTGTACGAAGAACTGTCCAATGGTGGATCTGCAGATGTGGAATATAGTCTCCAGTATAAAATGCAGGCTGATCGTGCCATTGATATTCTGAAAAATATCTCCAATGTGAAGTACCTGTCTCTTTCAATTCGTAATTTGGAG ggTGATTTGCCTGCTTTTGACAATTTGAACCAATTGAACCTGGTTTTTTATGATTGCGGTTACTGGGGATTTCTAATAAAGTTACTCAGTAAATCACCTGACCTACAACATCTCGTCTTTGAACACGAG GATTGTAGCATATGCAATGAAATAGACTTCCGGCAAGTACTTAATCCACCAAAGTTTGCGCCGCTTTCTCTGATGGTCCATCTCAAGACAATCACTGTAAACGGATTCAAGGGAAGGCGGGAAGAGGTGCAAGTGGTAAGGTACTTGTTAGAGAACGGGACATTTCTACAAAAGATGATCATTTCTATTAAAGGGATTCCAGGTCATCTATTTGACAACTTATACAGGGAAATTTTACAGTTTCCAAAGGTGTTCGATTGTCAAGTTGAAATGCGATTGTGGGTTTCAGAATTGAATTATTATCCAGTGTGTTTCTAG
- the LOC126616764 gene encoding 3'-5' exonuclease-like: MAINIVDYELPYDTHNVYDVSFYNDRVHTMVTSNSAMVESWLSNVTPANPNHRIVGLDVEWRPNNRYYHNPIATLQLCTGPNYPGSLQIPAGTVLPGVCLDPNCLIFQILHSELIPHSLSTFLANPAFTFVGVGIESDCEKLLSDYRLRVANVVDLRGLAADRLGVWELRNFGLKRLASAVLGKELEKPKSVTLSRWDSQWLTYAQIQYAAVDAFISYEIARQLNLRGA, encoded by the coding sequence ATGGCGATCAACATCGTGGACTACGAGCTACCGTACGACACCCACAACGTGTACGACGTGTCGTTTTACAACGACAGAGTCCACACCATGGTCACCAGCAACTCAGCCATGGTGGAATCGTGGCTCTCCAACGTCACTCCCGCCAACCCCAACCACCGCATTGTTGGCCTCGACGTCGAGTGGCGCCCCAACAACCGCTACTACCACAACCCGATCGCCACCCTGCAGCTCTGCACCGGCCCCAACTACCCCGGCTCCCTTCAAATCCCGGCAGGCACGGTGCTGCCCGGCGTCTGCTTGGACCCCAATTGCCTAATATTCCAGATTTTACACTCCGAATTGATTCCCCATTCCCTATCCACTTTCCTCGCCAATCCTGCCTTCACGTTCGTCGGCGTCGGCATCGAGAGCGATTGCGAGAAGCTGCTTTCAGACTACAGGCTGCGCGTCGCCAACGTTGTTGATCTTCGGGGTTTAGCAGCGGATAGGTTGGGGGTTTGGGAGCTGAGGAACTTCGGGTTGAAGCGGTTGGCGAGCGCGGTGCTGGGGAAGGAGCTGGAGAAGCCGAAGAGTGTGACGTTGAGCAGGTGGGACAGTCAGTGGCTTACTTATGCTCAGATTCAGTATGCTGCTGTTGACGCTTTTATTTCATATGAGATTGCTAGGCAGTTGAATCTTAGGGGTGCTTAG